A genomic window from Euzebyales bacterium includes:
- the cdd gene encoding cytidine deaminase: MTVVRSLASLAPDERALVDAARDARVRAYAPYSDFQVGAALRTANGRTIVGANVENASYPVTICAERVAMSHAVVQGERAFTHIAVMGSSEQICTPCGMCRQFMFEFAPDLVVLAAGARGSVARYVLSTDLLPGGFGSAALGGT, encoded by the coding sequence ATGACTGTGGTGCGCTCACTGGCCTCGCTGGCCCCCGACGAGCGTGCGCTGGTCGATGCCGCCCGCGACGCCAGGGTCCGTGCCTACGCGCCCTACTCGGACTTCCAGGTCGGCGCGGCGCTGCGTACGGCGAACGGCCGCACCATCGTGGGCGCCAACGTCGAGAACGCGTCGTACCCGGTGACCATCTGCGCCGAGCGGGTCGCGATGTCCCACGCCGTCGTCCAGGGCGAGCGTGCGTTCACCCACATCGCGGTGATGGGCTCCAGCGAGCAGATCTGCACGCCCTGTGGCATGTGCCGGCAGTTCATGTTCGAGTTCGCACCCGACCTCGTTGTGCTCGCCGCCGGCGCCCGCGGCAGCGTGGCACGGTACGTCCTGAGCACCGACCTGCTGCCGGGCGGGTTCGGTTCCGCGGCG